The Gemmatimonadaceae bacterium genome contains the following window.
CGGCGGTCGTCACCACGCTCGAGCGCACGACGCTCGCCGGCTGGGCCGAGGGGCGCCGCATCAACACCGAGCGAGCGATGGCGCTGGGCGATCGCCTGGGCGGCCATCTCGTCTCCGGGCATGTGGACACCGTCGCGGATGTCGCCGGCGTCACCACCAGGGGTGATGCGTTGCTCGTCGACCTGGTGATCGAACCGGAGTGGATGCCGCTGATGGTTCCGCATGGATCCATCGCCGTGAACGGCACCAGCCTCACCGTCAACGAGCTGCTCCCCGACGGGGTGCAGATCTCGCTGATCGAGTACACCCTGCGACACACCGTGCTCGGCGCGCTCTCCC
Protein-coding sequences here:
- a CDS encoding riboflavin synthase, with the protein product MFTGIISDIGTIVRAIPTPAGREFVVRTAYEGITDGESIACDGVCLTVREAAAGTFTVAAVVTTLERTTLAGWAEGRRINTERAMALGDRLGGHLVSGHVDTVADVAGVTTRGDALLVDLVIEPEWMPLMVPHGSIAVNGTSLTVNELLPDGVQISLIEYTLRHTVLGALSRGDRVNVEADMIGKFVQQLAAPHLPSALRHLPSL